A genome region from Rhizobium sp. N324 includes the following:
- a CDS encoding carboxy terminal-processing peptidase codes for MRIAYVFLGAFLALVQSASAEVASPPVLAPLERQAEAAQLSAQFLSRYSYKPVPLDDALSARVMDGFIKSLDPDRMLFLQADIDKFMAERSEIDDAIERKDLKIPFTIFNAYEQRVVDRMTYARSLLKQDFDFSGQDNYSVLREKAPWPQSQAESDELWRKRVKSDWLRLKLGGKADAAIRETLDKRYENTLERAYKFKSDDVFQSFMDAYSNAIDPHTDYFGAAASADFDVSMKLSLFGIGAVLQERDDYTTIRELVPGGPAELSGKLAVGDRITGVGQGKNGPIKEVVGTRLDEVVQMIRGKKGSVVRLDILPADAGADATHRVVSLVRDKISLEKQAARKTVQTVKVGDTERKIGIITLPVFYEDFEAKGKGDKDYKSASRDVAKLLGELKDEKVDSVLMDLRNNGGGSLDEAIDLTGLFIGKGPVVQQRRSDGKIEVKSSDLAEPVWAGPMGVLINRGSASASEIFAAAIQDYGRGVIVGEGSFGKGTVQTVVDLDQMVHNSKPEYGELKVTIAQFFRVNGGTTQLRGVTPDINLPGLSDPTSFGETSYDNALPWAEIKPAKYAPEGNVTALLPALQSRHDARVKGDPDFQRLVKDIADLKAQREKGTVSLNEAERRKEAAAREKRFKERAQASDGDNPAGDDGLEAGERSLSADIALENARKNAKDVLLDEAAAILADEVGLQDGVLNAATKPSGQADGK; via the coding sequence ATGCGCATAGCTTACGTTTTTCTCGGTGCATTTCTTGCACTCGTACAGTCCGCCTCCGCTGAAGTCGCATCGCCGCCGGTTTTGGCGCCGCTGGAGCGACAGGCGGAAGCGGCTCAGTTGAGCGCGCAATTTCTCTCGCGCTATAGTTATAAGCCGGTTCCGCTCGACGATGCCTTGTCGGCCAGGGTCATGGATGGGTTCATCAAGTCGCTGGATCCGGACCGCATGTTGTTCCTGCAGGCCGATATCGACAAGTTCATGGCGGAGCGCAGCGAGATCGACGATGCGATCGAGCGGAAGGACTTGAAGATCCCGTTTACGATCTTCAACGCCTATGAACAGCGTGTCGTCGACCGCATGACCTATGCGCGCAGCCTGCTGAAGCAGGATTTCGATTTCAGCGGGCAGGACAATTATTCGGTGCTGCGCGAGAAGGCGCCCTGGCCGCAATCGCAAGCCGAGAGTGATGAGCTGTGGCGCAAGCGCGTCAAAAGCGACTGGCTGCGGCTGAAGCTCGGCGGCAAGGCCGATGCGGCCATCCGCGAAACGCTCGACAAACGCTATGAAAACACGCTCGAGCGCGCTTACAAATTCAAGAGCGACGACGTTTTCCAGTCGTTCATGGACGCCTATTCGAACGCCATCGATCCGCACACGGATTATTTCGGCGCGGCCGCTTCGGCCGATTTCGATGTGTCGATGAAGCTTTCGCTGTTCGGCATCGGCGCGGTGCTGCAGGAGCGCGACGATTATACGACGATCCGTGAGCTGGTGCCCGGCGGGCCGGCCGAGCTTTCCGGCAAGCTTGCGGTCGGTGACCGCATCACCGGCGTCGGCCAGGGCAAGAACGGGCCGATCAAGGAAGTGGTGGGCACGCGGCTGGATGAGGTCGTGCAGATGATCCGCGGCAAAAAAGGCTCCGTCGTGCGCCTCGATATTCTGCCGGCCGATGCCGGCGCCGATGCCACGCATCGCGTCGTCAGCCTGGTGCGCGATAAGATCAGCCTGGAAAAGCAGGCGGCCAGGAAGACCGTGCAGACCGTGAAAGTCGGCGATACCGAGCGCAAGATCGGCATCATCACCCTGCCGGTCTTCTATGAGGATTTTGAAGCCAAGGGCAAAGGCGACAAGGATTACAAGAGCGCCAGCCGCGATGTCGCCAAGCTGCTCGGCGAGCTGAAGGATGAAAAGGTCGACAGCGTTCTCATGGACCTGCGCAACAATGGCGGCGGTTCATTGGACGAGGCGATCGATTTGACCGGCCTCTTCATCGGCAAGGGCCCGGTCGTGCAGCAGCGTCGCAGCGACGGCAAGATCGAGGTCAAAAGCTCGGATCTGGCAGAGCCTGTCTGGGCAGGCCCGATGGGTGTGCTGATCAATCGCGGCTCGGCCTCGGCCTCGGAGATTTTTGCCGCGGCCATCCAGGATTACGGCCGCGGCGTGATTGTCGGCGAAGGCAGCTTCGGCAAGGGCACGGTTCAGACGGTCGTCGATCTCGACCAGATGGTTCACAACAGCAAGCCCGAATATGGCGAGCTGAAGGTGACGATCGCCCAGTTTTTCCGGGTCAATGGCGGCACGACGCAGCTGCGCGGCGTCACCCCGGATATCAACCTGCCGGGGCTGTCTGATCCGACAAGCTTCGGCGAGACCAGCTATGACAATGCCCTGCCATGGGCGGAGATCAAGCCGGCGAAATACGCGCCCGAAGGCAATGTCACAGCCTTGTTGCCGGCATTGCAAAGCCGCCACGATGCCCGGGTCAAGGGCGATCCGGATTTCCAGCGCCTGGTGAAAGACATTGCCGACCTGAAGGCGCAGCGCGAGAAAGGCACCGTCTCCCTGAATGAAGCCGAACGCCGCAAGGAAGCGGCGGCGCGCGAGAAACGCTTCAAGGAGCGGGCGCAGGCGAGCGATGGCGACAACCCCGCCGGCGATGATGGCCTGGAGGCGGGCGAGCGCAGCCTGAGCGCCGATATCGCCCTCGAAAACGCCCGCAAGAACGCAAAAGACGTCCTGCTCGACGAGGCCGCCGCCATTCTTGCCGACGAGGTGGGTTTGCAGGACGGCGTGCTGAATGCCGCCACGAAACCATCGGGACAGGCGGACGGGAAATAG
- a CDS encoding AMP-binding protein, whose amino-acid sequence MIPADLFPEITRGDQRPALIFADGRTLSYADLNARTLRFAERLGGGEKRLVAISADVSEHAIVAYLGALRAGHAVAMLPPCDDRLWQEFLSAFRPDFTYRPADGRWRLVGENWPQQSDAPLHPDLALLLMTSGSSGLAKAVRLSYANLDANARAIAHYLELSPADRTALVLPLHYSYGLSVIHSHLVAGGSIFIPGVSVVSEDFARLLGESGCTNLSGVPYSYELMERTRLRSQELKALRFMTVAGGRLAPELIRLYRDHMCAKGGRFFVMYGQTEAAARIAFVPPESLADNEERIGIAIPGGSLSLVGDDGHPLDRPDVAGELVYAGPNVMMGYGTDRADLQRGAEVAALKTGDIAMRDEDGFFRIVGRKSRFAKVAGLRIGFDIMEQVLAEKGIAAAVVGDDHGLQAYVTDPASADRALGMLVEASHLPASLVSVRPRQELPRLASGKVDYAGLREEMLATRETKRAAAVSVLDAYVRVFYPRNVGRSDSFVSLGGDSLRFLQLTMELDRLGIALPEGWEQTAIAELDVGPHTARTDSAEVRALPTDLVLRAIAILLVVTHHEMLWPIPGGSGVMLLLVGFSLARFQSGHFLAGNFRHALRPAINVLIPYFLIVAAYGLAWRTVPWASVTLTGNFGYAEPERHEMLPYLYWFIEAYAQTLLVFLLVFAVPDVRRLARAHPFAFSLALLGLAVAARFSLPLLFDIGRRQIFTIYWGLHLGVFGWCAGLAGKTAHRIILTAVAAAVLGYLAFWETLWIGTTIKYLTIFAALLALLYLPRIHLPARLGRVVTLIAVSAFPTYLLHRFVPELLMPQAAAVLPAPLFHLLAISGGLALGVIANKIATDLRNLLGGIAMVRGRDGRTVMAETV is encoded by the coding sequence ATGATCCCCGCCGACCTGTTTCCTGAAATCACTCGCGGCGATCAGCGCCCGGCCCTCATCTTCGCCGACGGGCGGACGCTCTCCTACGCCGACCTCAATGCCCGAACGCTGCGCTTTGCCGAGCGGCTGGGAGGCGGGGAAAAGCGGCTTGTGGCGATTTCGGCCGATGTTTCGGAACATGCGATCGTCGCCTATCTCGGCGCGCTGCGCGCCGGCCATGCGGTGGCCATGCTGCCGCCCTGCGATGACAGGCTGTGGCAAGAGTTTCTGTCAGCCTTTCGGCCGGATTTCACCTACCGCCCGGCCGACGGCCGCTGGCGGCTCGTTGGGGAAAACTGGCCTCAGCAAAGCGACGCGCCGCTGCATCCGGATCTCGCCCTGCTGCTGATGACCTCAGGCAGTTCCGGCCTCGCGAAAGCCGTGCGCCTGTCCTATGCCAATCTTGACGCCAATGCGCGTGCGATTGCTCACTATCTCGAACTCTCCCCTGCCGACAGAACCGCGCTCGTCCTGCCGCTTCACTATTCCTACGGCCTTTCCGTCATCCATTCCCATCTCGTCGCCGGTGGCAGCATCTTCATTCCGGGCGTCTCCGTGGTGAGCGAGGATTTTGCAAGATTGCTCGGCGAAAGCGGCTGCACCAATCTTTCGGGCGTGCCCTATTCCTATGAGCTGATGGAAAGGACGCGCTTGCGAAGCCAAGAGCTCAAAGCGCTGCGCTTCATGACGGTGGCCGGCGGACGGCTGGCGCCCGAGCTCATCCGCCTCTACCGCGACCATATGTGCGCGAAGGGCGGCCGCTTCTTCGTCATGTACGGCCAGACCGAGGCAGCCGCCCGCATCGCCTTCGTGCCGCCGGAAAGCCTGGCGGACAATGAGGAGCGGATCGGCATCGCCATTCCCGGCGGCAGCCTCAGCCTCGTCGGCGATGACGGTCATCCGCTCGATCGGCCTGACGTTGCCGGAGAACTCGTCTATGCCGGCCCGAACGTGATGATGGGCTACGGCACTGACCGCGCCGATCTTCAGCGCGGCGCCGAGGTCGCGGCATTGAAGACCGGCGATATCGCCATGCGCGACGAGGACGGTTTCTTCCGGATCGTCGGCCGCAAGAGCCGTTTCGCCAAGGTCGCGGGGCTCCGGATCGGTTTCGACATCATGGAACAGGTTCTGGCCGAGAAGGGGATCGCGGCCGCTGTTGTCGGTGACGATCACGGTCTGCAGGCCTATGTGACCGATCCCGCTTCCGCCGATCGGGCGCTCGGAATGCTCGTCGAGGCGAGCCATCTTCCGGCAAGCCTGGTCTCCGTCAGGCCGCGACAAGAGCTCCCGAGGCTTGCCTCCGGCAAGGTCGATTATGCCGGCCTCCGCGAGGAGATGCTGGCGACGCGCGAGACGAAACGAGCCGCGGCAGTCAGCGTGCTCGATGCCTATGTCAGGGTCTTCTACCCCCGCAATGTCGGTCGCAGCGACAGCTTCGTCTCGCTCGGCGGCGATTCGCTGCGCTTCCTGCAATTGACGATGGAACTCGACAGGCTTGGCATCGCGCTGCCGGAGGGCTGGGAGCAGACGGCGATCGCCGAGCTCGATGTCGGCCCGCACACTGCGCGGACCGATAGCGCCGAGGTCAGGGCGCTGCCGACCGATCTGGTGCTGAGGGCGATCGCCATCCTGCTCGTCGTCACCCATCACGAGATGCTCTGGCCCATTCCCGGCGGATCGGGCGTGATGCTGCTCCTCGTCGGCTTCAGCCTGGCACGCTTCCAGTCGGGCCATTTCCTCGCCGGCAATTTCCGCCATGCGCTGCGGCCGGCAATCAACGTTCTCATCCCCTATTTTCTCATCGTCGCCGCCTATGGGCTCGCCTGGCGCACCGTTCCCTGGGCCTCGGTCACGCTGACCGGCAATTTCGGCTATGCCGAGCCGGAGCGCCACGAGATGCTTCCCTATCTCTACTGGTTCATTGAAGCCTATGCGCAGACGCTTCTGGTTTTCCTGCTGGTTTTTGCCGTGCCTGATGTGCGCAGGCTGGCGCGGGCGCACCCCTTTGCCTTCTCGCTGGCGCTGCTTGGGCTGGCGGTTGCCGCGCGGTTTTCTCTGCCGCTGCTCTTCGATATCGGCAGGCGGCAGATTTTCACCATCTACTGGGGCCTGCATCTCGGCGTGTTCGGCTGGTGCGCGGGCCTTGCCGGCAAGACGGCGCACCGGATCATCCTGACGGCGGTTGCCGCCGCCGTGCTCGGTTATCTCGCCTTCTGGGAAACGCTCTGGATCGGAACGACGATCAAATATCTGACGATCTTCGCAGCGCTTCTCGCCCTTCTCTACCTGCCGCGTATTCATCTGCCCGCGCGGCTGGGGCGTGTCGTGACGCTGATCGCCGTCTCGGCCTTTCCCACCTACCTGCTGCACCGTTTCGTGCCGGAACTGCTGATGCCGCAGGCAGCGGCCGTGCTGCCGGCTCCCCTCTTTCATCTGCTGGCGATATCAGGTGGCCTGGCGCTCGGCGTCATCGCCAACAAAATCGCGACCGACCTTCGCAATCTGCTCGGCGGGATAGCAATGGTCCGTGGCAGGGACGGGCGAACGGTGATGGCGGAGACTGTCTGA